In Wenyingzhuangia fucanilytica, the following are encoded in one genomic region:
- a CDS encoding TetR family transcriptional regulator C-terminal domain-containing protein, producing the protein MKAKINKTHILTHYINYALNDEFTSKSIHSFAKKFKISEKEFYKHYTSFDQISSDVYVSFYDETIKLIMSEIDYNKLDAKNELLAFYYTFFELLSQNRSFVIQSLGTPLSNLKKAKTLTPLKSKFKDFIKSLQIETLDVKQEKNIEELAWTQFLFTLKFWLEDDSPSFEKTDLFIEKTVNTSFDLLGITTVENIMDIGKFFFKEKIKPQF; encoded by the coding sequence ATGAAAGCTAAAATCAACAAAACCCATATTTTAACTCATTACATAAACTATGCTTTAAATGATGAGTTTACATCAAAATCTATACATTCCTTTGCCAAAAAATTTAAAATTTCTGAAAAAGAATTCTATAAGCACTACACTTCCTTTGATCAAATTTCTAGTGATGTTTATGTAAGTTTTTACGATGAAACCATCAAGCTAATAATGTCAGAAATTGACTACAATAAACTTGATGCTAAAAATGAATTACTAGCTTTTTATTATACTTTTTTTGAACTGTTATCACAAAACAGAAGCTTTGTAATTCAATCTTTAGGAACACCTCTTAGCAATTTAAAAAAGGCAAAAACATTAACTCCTTTAAAATCAAAATTTAAAGATTTTATAAAATCTTTACAAATTGAAACTCTTGATGTTAAACAAGAAAAAAACATTGAAGAATTAGCTTGGACTCAATTTTTATTTACCTTAAAATTTTGGTTAGAAGATGACTCCCCTAGTTTTGAAAAAACAGATTTATTTATAGAAAAAACAGTTAATACTAGTTTTGATTTATTAGGAATTACAACTGTAGAAAATATTATGGATATAGGTAAATTCTTTTTTAAAGAAAAAATTAAACCTCAGTTTTAA
- a CDS encoding Hsp20/alpha crystallin family protein — protein sequence MSLVKFSNSYPDLFDRFFNYDMLNGSSKHFSKTNTTIPLVNVSENHDGFSIEMAIPGFKKDDFKLELDNGRLTISSEKEEKREDDHYAVKEYSYQSFSRSFTLSESIEQENIEASYDDGILKVFIPKKEEAKPKPIKVIDVK from the coding sequence ATGTCACTAGTAAAATTTTCAAATTCGTACCCAGACTTATTTGATCGTTTTTTTAATTATGATATGTTAAACGGTTCAAGTAAGCATTTTTCTAAAACTAACACTACTATACCATTGGTAAATGTTTCTGAAAACCACGATGGTTTCTCTATTGAAATGGCCATTCCTGGATTTAAGAAAGATGATTTTAAATTAGAATTAGACAATGGTAGATTAACTATCTCATCCGAAAAAGAAGAAAAAAGAGAAGATGACCATTATGCTGTAAAAGAATACAGTTATCAATCTTTTAGTAGGTCTTTTACTTTATCAGAAAGTATAGAACAAGAGAATATTGAGGCCAGTTATGATGATGGGATATTAAAAGTTTTTATTCCTAAAAAAGAGGAAGCCAAACCTAAACCTATTAAGGTAATTGATGTAAAGTAA
- a CDS encoding RluA family pseudouridine synthase: MEEFVPEMDGVEENYEHYRFVAEAGQEPLRVDKFLMNFVMNVTRNKVQQAVKDGSVLVNDEVVKANYKVKPGDIVTVVFEFAPKETEILPEDIPLDIVFEDNEVIVLNKPAGLVVHPGHGNYNGTMVNALMHHFKNLPENADGRPGLVHRIDKDTSGLLVVAKTEHALAHLSKQFHDKTSERLYYALVWGNIDEDEGTIEGNIGRNLKNRLQQDVFPDGDQGKPAVTHFKVLERFSYVTLVECRLETGRTHQIRAHFKHIGHTLFNDERYGGNAVLKGTTYTKYKQFVDNCFKLIPRQALHAKTLGFEHPTSGEMMRFDSEIPEDMQQVLEKWRGYTLTNK, translated from the coding sequence ATGGAAGAATTTGTACCAGAAATGGATGGAGTAGAAGAAAACTATGAGCATTATAGATTTGTAGCAGAAGCAGGACAAGAGCCTTTAAGGGTAGATAAGTTTTTAATGAATTTTGTAATGAATGTTACTCGTAACAAAGTTCAGCAAGCTGTTAAGGACGGAAGTGTATTGGTGAATGATGAGGTAGTAAAAGCCAATTATAAAGTAAAACCAGGTGATATAGTAACAGTGGTTTTTGAGTTTGCACCAAAAGAAACAGAAATTTTACCAGAAGATATTCCTTTAGATATTGTTTTTGAAGACAATGAGGTGATTGTATTAAACAAACCTGCTGGTTTAGTAGTTCATCCAGGACATGGAAATTATAATGGTACCATGGTAAATGCTTTAATGCATCACTTTAAAAATTTACCAGAAAATGCGGATGGTAGACCAGGTTTGGTTCACCGAATAGATAAAGATACTAGTGGATTATTAGTGGTTGCTAAAACAGAACATGCTTTGGCACATTTATCTAAACAATTTCACGATAAAACTTCAGAACGTTTGTACTATGCTTTGGTGTGGGGAAATATTGATGAAGATGAAGGAACTATTGAAGGAAATATAGGACGTAATTTAAAAAACCGTTTGCAGCAAGATGTTTTTCCTGATGGAGATCAAGGGAAACCAGCCGTTACACACTTTAAAGTTTTAGAGCGTTTTTCTTATGTAACTTTAGTAGAGTGTAGATTAGAAACAGGTAGAACACATCAAATTAGAGCGCACTTTAAGCATATAGGACATACTTTATTTAATGATGAACGTTATGGAGGAAATGCGGTGTTAAAAGGAACTACTTATACCAAATACAAGCAATTTGTAGATAATTGCTTTAAGCTAATTCCACGTCAGGCTCTACATGCTAAAACTTTAGGTTTTGAGCATCCTACTTCTGGAGAAATGATGCGCTTTGATTCTGAAATTCCAGAAGATATGCAGCAAGTGTTAGAAAAATGGAGAGGATATACGCTGACGAATAAGTAA
- a CDS encoding D-alanine--D-alanine ligase: MKQNIAVIMGGYSSEYNISMISGNVVYNHIDKTKYQPYRVVITKEKWVALNEKDQEFNIDKNDFSAIIDGTKVNFDCVFNVIHGTPGEDGKILGYFDMIDLPYSSAPAYQMALTFNKRDCLSVLRKHGINTAKSLYFNQGDDINIEEIVNELGLPCFVKPNNAGSSYGISKVNKTEDFKAAFEKAFKEDHEILIESFLDGTEVSIGVITYKEKVLALPATEIVSENDFFDYEAKYEGKSQEITPARISDIQLKNLHTEAIKAYKALNMSGFSRSEFIFIGDIPYFLEMNTVPGMTTESLLPQQAKAAGIPLPDLLTNAIEMAIKNK, from the coding sequence ATGAAGCAAAATATTGCAGTTATAATGGGTGGTTACTCTAGTGAGTACAACATTTCTATGATTAGTGGTAATGTGGTTTACAATCATATTGATAAAACTAAATATCAACCTTATAGAGTAGTAATCACCAAAGAGAAATGGGTTGCTTTAAATGAAAAGGATCAGGAATTTAATATTGATAAAAATGATTTTTCTGCCATTATTGATGGAACAAAAGTAAATTTTGATTGTGTTTTTAATGTAATCCATGGAACTCCTGGTGAAGATGGAAAAATTTTAGGGTATTTTGATATGATTGACTTGCCTTACTCCTCTGCTCCTGCTTACCAAATGGCCTTAACTTTTAACAAACGTGATTGTTTAAGTGTATTGCGTAAACACGGAATTAATACTGCAAAATCACTTTATTTTAACCAAGGTGATGATATTAATATTGAAGAAATAGTAAATGAATTAGGATTACCTTGTTTTGTAAAACCAAACAACGCTGGTTCTAGTTATGGAATTTCTAAAGTAAATAAAACAGAAGATTTTAAGGCTGCTTTTGAAAAAGCTTTTAAAGAAGATCACGAAATATTAATTGAATCTTTTTTAGATGGAACCGAAGTTTCTATTGGAGTCATTACCTATAAAGAAAAAGTACTAGCACTACCTGCTACAGAAATAGTATCAGAAAATGACTTTTTTGATTACGAAGCCAAATACGAAGGAAAATCGCAAGAAATTACCCCTGCAAGAATCTCTGACATACAACTAAAAAACCTACATACAGAAGCTATTAAAGCCTACAAAGCTTTAAACATGTCTGGATTTTCTAGATCTGAATTTATTTTTATTGGTGACATTCCTTACTTTTTAGAGATGAATACTGTTCCAGGAATGACTACCGAAAGTTTATTACCACAACAAGCCAAAGCTGCTGGAATACCTTTACCAGACTTATTGACCAATGCTATTGAAATGGCCATAAAAAATAAGTAA
- the dnaK gene encoding molecular chaperone DnaK, with product MSKIIGIDLGTTNSCVSVMEGNDPVVIPNAEGKRTTPSIVAFVEGGERKVGDPAKRQAVTNPTKTIASVKRFMGNKFSECADEVTRVPYKVVKGDNDTPRIDIDGRLYTPQEVSAMTLQKMKKTAEDYLGQAVTEAVITVPAYFNDAQRQATKEAGEIAGLKVQRIINEPTAAALAYGIDKKGSDQKIAVYDLGGGTFDISILEIGDGVFEVLSTNGDTHLGGDNFDEVIIDWLANEFKSAEDIDLRLDPMALQRLKEAAEKAKVELSSSTQTEINLPYVTATAAGPKHLVQTLTRAKFEQLAADLVVRSMEPVKKALQDADLDTSDIDEVILVGGSTRIPVIQEEVKKFFGKEPNKGVNPDEVVAIGAAIQGGVLAGDVKDVLLLDVTPLSLGIETMGNVFTKLIEANTTIPTKKSQVFSTAVDNQPSVDIHVLQGERAMAADNKTIGRFQLTDIPPAQRGTPQIEVTFDIDANGIIKVSAVDKATNKSQEIKIEASSGLSEEEIAKMKADAEANAEADAKAKETAEKLNTADQMIFQTEKQLKEVEGKLPEDKKAPIDEALNELKAAHAAKNIEGIDPAIEKLNTALQGAAAEFQAAAQDGAAGAQQEEPAAASNGGDDVEDVDFEEVK from the coding sequence ATGAGTAAAATTATCGGAATTGACTTAGGAACTACTAACTCTTGTGTTTCTGTAATGGAAGGAAACGATCCAGTGGTAATTCCTAATGCTGAAGGAAAAAGAACTACACCATCTATCGTTGCATTTGTAGAAGGTGGAGAGCGTAAAGTAGGAGACCCTGCAAAAAGACAAGCTGTAACTAACCCAACTAAAACTATTGCATCTGTAAAACGTTTTATGGGGAACAAGTTTTCTGAGTGTGCTGATGAAGTAACTAGAGTACCTTATAAAGTTGTTAAAGGAGATAACGATACTCCACGTATTGATATTGATGGACGTTTATATACGCCACAAGAAGTTTCTGCAATGACTTTGCAAAAAATGAAAAAAACTGCTGAAGACTATTTAGGACAAGCAGTAACAGAAGCTGTAATTACAGTTCCTGCATATTTTAACGATGCACAACGTCAAGCTACTAAAGAAGCTGGAGAAATTGCAGGATTAAAAGTTCAACGTATTATTAACGAGCCAACTGCTGCTGCATTAGCTTACGGTATTGATAAAAAAGGATCTGACCAAAAGATTGCTGTTTACGATTTAGGAGGTGGTACTTTTGATATTTCTATCTTAGAAATTGGAGATGGAGTTTTTGAAGTATTGTCTACAAACGGAGATACTCACTTAGGAGGAGATAACTTTGATGAGGTGATTATTGACTGGTTGGCAAACGAATTTAAATCGGCAGAAGATATCGATTTACGTTTAGACCCAATGGCATTACAACGTTTAAAAGAAGCTGCTGAAAAAGCAAAAGTTGAATTGTCTTCATCTACACAAACAGAAATCAACTTACCATATGTAACTGCAACTGCTGCAGGACCAAAGCACTTGGTACAAACTTTAACTCGTGCAAAATTTGAGCAATTAGCTGCAGATTTAGTAGTTCGTTCTATGGAGCCAGTTAAAAAAGCATTACAAGATGCAGATTTAGATACTTCTGATATTGATGAGGTAATCTTAGTAGGAGGATCTACTCGTATTCCTGTAATTCAAGAAGAAGTTAAAAAATTCTTTGGTAAAGAGCCAAACAAAGGAGTAAACCCAGATGAGGTTGTTGCTATTGGAGCGGCTATTCAAGGTGGAGTTTTAGCTGGAGATGTAAAAGATGTATTGTTATTAGACGTTACACCATTATCTTTAGGTATTGAGACTATGGGGAATGTGTTTACTAAGTTAATCGAAGCAAACACTACTATTCCAACTAAAAAATCTCAAGTTTTCTCTACTGCTGTAGATAACCAACCTTCTGTTGATATTCACGTATTACAAGGAGAAAGAGCAATGGCTGCAGATAACAAAACTATTGGACGTTTCCAATTAACTGATATTCCACCAGCACAAAGAGGTACTCCACAAATTGAAGTAACTTTTGATATTGATGCAAACGGAATTATTAAAGTTTCTGCTGTAGATAAAGCAACTAACAAATCTCAAGAAATTAAGATTGAAGCTTCTTCAGGATTATCAGAAGAAGAAATTGCTAAAATGAAAGCAGATGCAGAAGCAAATGCAGAAGCAGATGCTAAAGCAAAAGAAACTGCAGAAAAGTTAAACACTGCTGATCAAATGATTTTCCAAACAGAAAAGCAATTGAAAGAAGTAGAAGGAAAACTTCCTGAAGATAAAAAAGCTCCTATTGACGAAGCTTTAAATGAATTAAAAGCTGCTCATGCTGCTAAAAATATAGAAGGAATTGATCCTGCTATTGAAAAGTTAAACACTGCTTTACAAGGTGCTGCTGCTGAATTCCAAGCGGCTGCTCAAGATGGTGCTGCTGGAGCTCAACAAGAAGAGCCTGCTGCAGCTTCTAACGGAGGTGACGATGTAGAAGATGTTGACTTTGAAGAAGTAAAATAA
- a CDS encoding SRPBCC family protein has translation MAFYQLKKEQYIEASLDEVWDFISSPKNLKKITPKHMGFDITSDNSDDKMYAGMIICYIVKPLLGIPTKWVTEITQVVPKKYFVDEQRIGPYKIWHHQHILIEKDQGVLMKDIITYQPPFGFLGAMANFLFIKKQLNHIFKYRFDVVNQQFKKY, from the coding sequence ATGGCTTTTTATCAATTAAAAAAAGAACAATATATAGAGGCTAGTTTAGACGAGGTTTGGGATTTTATATCATCTCCTAAAAACTTAAAAAAAATCACCCCAAAGCACATGGGATTTGATATTACATCTGACAACAGCGATGATAAAATGTATGCAGGAATGATTATTTGCTACATTGTTAAACCTCTTTTAGGAATACCTACTAAATGGGTAACAGAAATAACCCAAGTGGTTCCAAAAAAGTATTTTGTTGATGAACAACGTATTGGTCCTTATAAAATTTGGCATCACCAACATATCTTAATAGAAAAAGATCAAGGCGTACTTATGAAAGATATTATTACCTATCAACCTCCTTTTGGTTTTTTAGGCGCTATGGCCAATTTTCTATTTATCAAAAAACAATTAAATCATATTTTTAAATATAGGTTTGATGTAGTGAACCAACAGTTTAAAAAATATTAA
- the yaaA gene encoding peroxide stress protein YaaA translates to MKIVVSPAKSLDFESKVPTANYTQGDFLQEAEKLNQVLKKKKPKDLGALMKISEKLSDLNWQRNQDWSLPFTPENARQAVFAFNGDVYAGLDAYTLKSEQIETLQEKLRILSGQYGVLKPLDLMQPYRLEMGSKLKVGRKNNLYEFWGETLTQKLNEELADDELFVNLASNEYYKAIKPKLLKVPVITPEFKDYKDGKLKIISFFAKKARGLMVRYIIDHNINSIEGLKGFNYEGYAFDANLSTETDLIFTR, encoded by the coding sequence ATGAAAATTGTAGTATCACCCGCAAAATCATTAGACTTTGAGTCAAAAGTACCTACGGCTAATTATACTCAAGGAGATTTTTTACAAGAGGCCGAAAAATTAAATCAGGTTTTAAAAAAGAAGAAACCTAAAGATTTAGGAGCTTTGATGAAGATTTCGGAGAAGTTGAGTGATTTAAATTGGCAACGAAATCAAGATTGGTCTTTACCTTTTACACCAGAAAATGCCCGTCAGGCAGTATTTGCTTTTAATGGCGATGTATATGCAGGTTTAGATGCATATACTTTAAAAAGCGAGCAAATAGAAACGCTACAAGAAAAATTAAGAATTCTATCTGGTCAATATGGTGTGTTAAAACCATTAGATTTAATGCAGCCATATCGTTTAGAAATGGGAAGTAAATTAAAGGTTGGTAGAAAAAATAATTTATATGAATTTTGGGGAGAGACTCTTACTCAAAAACTAAATGAAGAATTGGCAGATGATGAACTTTTTGTGAATTTAGCCAGTAATGAATATTACAAAGCAATAAAGCCTAAATTATTAAAAGTTCCTGTAATTACACCAGAGTTTAAAGATTACAAGGATGGTAAGTTAAAAATAATTTCTTTTTTTGCTAAAAAGGCCAGAGGTTTAATGGTTCGTTATATCATAGATCACAATATAAACTCTATAGAAGGATTAAAAGGATTTAATTACGAAGGTTATGCTTTTGATGCAAATTTATCTACCGAAACAGATTTAATTTTTACGAGGTAA
- a CDS encoding peptidase domain-containing ABC transporter: MTLSPLVRFWRLINQYKKQIRLIYYYAIISGVVNLSLPLGIQAIINYLQTGELTTSWIVLVVFVLIGIAITGKIQINQLRIVEDIQQDIFAKSAFEFAYRIPKISRVNLDKVHAPELVNRFFDILTIQKGLPKILIDFSLAAFQIIFGLILLTFYSSYFIVLGISLFLIIYLIFKFTGPKGLETSIKESKYKYKLAHWLEEIASNTKTFKVLRKGNLHLQKTDNINLQYLENREAHFNILIKQFVLFIGFKVWVAAGLLVLGGILVFNQQMNIGQFVASEIIIIMIINSVEKIIRIVETIYDVLTALDKIGHVTDLELDKDTGNGELKDTANGVTIELVDISFKYPNQDHYVFNGLSAKIKPKAKVWLKGNTGKGKSTLLNILARMHSPEKGSVLINNRPSEYYSLDSFHEQIGYIGPNTGLFEGTIEENILIDRKVESKELDLILEKLFLKEHISKLKNGIKTKVDSRGRRMPKSTTQKIVLARYLVNNPAILLLEDPLQFIDEDEKKAIIDFIMDENKPWTVIVVADYLYWANKANQIIKL, translated from the coding sequence ATGACATTATCGCCCTTAGTAAGATTTTGGAGATTAATAAATCAATATAAAAAACAAATACGATTAATATATTACTACGCTATTATTAGTGGAGTTGTAAACTTATCTTTACCATTAGGAATACAAGCAATTATAAATTATTTACAAACAGGAGAACTTACCACCTCTTGGATTGTTTTAGTTGTTTTTGTTTTAATTGGTATTGCAATAACTGGTAAAATCCAAATTAATCAACTTAGAATTGTTGAAGATATTCAGCAAGACATTTTTGCAAAATCAGCCTTTGAGTTTGCATATAGAATTCCTAAAATAAGTAGAGTTAACTTAGATAAAGTTCATGCCCCAGAATTGGTGAATAGATTCTTTGATATTTTAACCATCCAAAAAGGATTGCCTAAAATTTTAATAGATTTTTCTTTGGCAGCATTTCAAATTATTTTTGGATTGATTTTACTTACTTTTTATAGTTCTTATTTTATTGTTTTAGGAATTTCTCTATTCTTAATTATCTATTTAATATTTAAGTTTACAGGTCCTAAAGGATTAGAAACAAGTATTAAAGAAAGTAAATACAAATATAAACTAGCCCACTGGTTAGAAGAAATTGCGAGTAATACCAAAACTTTTAAAGTACTTAGAAAAGGAAATCTACATTTACAGAAAACAGATAATATTAACCTACAATATTTAGAAAACAGAGAAGCTCACTTTAATATATTAATTAAACAGTTTGTGCTTTTTATAGGTTTTAAAGTTTGGGTAGCTGCTGGATTGTTAGTTTTAGGAGGGATTTTGGTTTTTAATCAACAAATGAATATTGGACAATTTGTCGCTTCTGAGATCATCATTATTATGATTATCAACTCTGTTGAAAAAATTATTAGAATAGTAGAAACTATTTATGATGTTTTAACAGCTTTAGACAAAATTGGACATGTTACCGATTTAGAATTAGATAAAGACACTGGTAACGGTGAATTAAAAGATACTGCTAATGGAGTTACTATTGAATTGGTAGATATTTCTTTTAAATACCCTAATCAAGATCATTATGTATTTAATGGTTTATCTGCAAAAATTAAACCTAAAGCCAAAGTTTGGTTAAAAGGAAATACTGGTAAAGGTAAATCAACCTTATTAAACATTCTTGCTAGAATGCACAGTCCAGAAAAAGGATCTGTTTTAATTAACAACAGACCATCAGAATATTACTCTTTAGATTCTTTCCACGAACAAATAGGTTATATTGGACCAAACACAGGACTTTTTGAAGGAACTATTGAAGAAAATATTTTAATAGATAGAAAAGTTGAAAGCAAAGAGCTAGATCTTATTTTAGAAAAATTATTCCTAAAAGAACATATCTCTAAACTTAAAAACGGAATAAAAACTAAGGTAGATTCTAGAGGTAGACGTATGCCTAAAAGTACTACTCAAAAAATAGTATTGGCAAGATATTTAGTTAATAATCCTGCTATTTTATTACTAGAAGACCCTTTACAGTTTATTGATGAAGATGAGAAAAAAGCCATTATAGACTTTATTATGGACGAAAATAAACCTTGGACAGTTATTGTAGTTGCCGATTATTTATATTGGGCAAACAAAGCAAATCAAATAATAAAATTATAA
- the coaD gene encoding pantetheine-phosphate adenylyltransferase, translated as MKKAVFPGSFDPITLGHVDVIKRALPLFDELIIAIGINDTKKYRFSLKERLSFIEKTFEHVPNLKVETYTGLTTEFCKEVNADFLLRGLRNPADFEFEKAIAITNRRLTGIDTVFLLTSADTSFISSSIVRDLLKHGGDLSQFAPKAVIDGSK; from the coding sequence ATGAAAAAAGCTGTATTCCCTGGTTCTTTTGACCCTATTACTTTAGGTCATGTTGATGTTATTAAACGTGCACTACCCTTATTTGATGAATTAATCATAGCTATTGGTATTAACGACACTAAAAAATATAGATTTTCTTTAAAGGAGAGACTTTCGTTTATTGAAAAAACTTTTGAACATGTGCCAAACTTAAAGGTTGAAACTTATACAGGTTTAACCACAGAGTTTTGTAAAGAAGTAAATGCTGATTTTCTTTTAAGAGGGTTACGTAACCCTGCCGATTTTGAGTTTGAAAAAGCCATTGCCATTACCAACAGAAGATTAACAGGTATAGATACTGTTTTTCTGTTAACAAGTGCAGACACTTCTTTTATTAGTTCAAGTATTGTTAGAGATCTTTTAAAACACGGAGGAGACTTATCTCAATTTGCTCCAAAAGCAGTTATTGACGGAAGTAAATAG
- a CDS encoding outer membrane beta-barrel protein: protein MKNKLLPLIITFISIYSYAQDQFEKGYFIDNDNQKTDCYIKNKDWKYNPTDFKYKLLESSDKEEATISAVKEFKILNSVKFVRATVDIDKSSEFNNRLSKVRNPEFKEETLYLKVLVDDEASLYQYEESSLIRFFYKVKDNEIKQLIYKHYKSPLNKNVTSKNTDFKKQIYNDLKSENITLVKTLELEYDKKSLVEIFEEYNQNTNQEYQVYNFRKKRDLFNLNLKLGIDYPNAIITNNNNPQYKNVNSGKQFQIRYGIEAEFIIPVMNNKWAIIIEPTYQSFKSKSTQTTNAPFVVERTFELDIDYKSIELPIGVRYYYFLNKKSKLFINASFIYDFYFKNSSINIKKTNSNSKLDIATTPYNLSLGIGYKYHKKVSVELRCYSTRDLTKQYLSWESNYNNLSLIVGYSLF from the coding sequence ATGAAAAACAAACTTTTACCCCTAATTATTACTTTTATAAGTATTTACTCTTATGCCCAAGATCAATTTGAAAAAGGATATTTTATTGACAACGACAATCAAAAAACCGATTGTTATATTAAAAATAAAGATTGGAAATACAATCCTACAGATTTTAAATACAAACTTTTAGAAAGCTCCGATAAAGAAGAAGCCACAATTAGTGCGGTTAAAGAATTTAAGATTCTTAACAGTGTAAAATTTGTGAGAGCAACTGTTGATATTGATAAATCTAGTGAATTTAACAATAGACTTAGCAAGGTTAGAAACCCAGAGTTTAAAGAAGAAACGCTTTACTTAAAAGTTTTGGTAGATGATGAAGCCAGTTTATATCAATATGAAGAATCTAGTTTGATTCGTTTCTTTTACAAGGTTAAAGACAATGAAATCAAACAGTTGATTTATAAACATTATAAATCTCCACTTAATAAAAATGTGACTTCAAAAAACACCGATTTTAAAAAACAAATTTATAATGATTTAAAAAGTGAGAACATCACTCTTGTCAAAACTTTAGAACTTGAATACGACAAAAAATCATTGGTTGAAATATTTGAAGAATATAATCAAAACACAAATCAAGAATATCAAGTTTATAACTTTCGTAAAAAACGTGATTTATTTAATTTGAATCTAAAACTAGGAATTGATTACCCAAATGCCATTATAACAAACAATAACAATCCTCAATATAAGAACGTAAATAGTGGAAAACAATTTCAAATAAGGTATGGTATTGAAGCTGAATTTATAATACCTGTAATGAACAACAAATGGGCTATTATTATTGAACCGACTTATCAATCTTTTAAAAGTAAATCAACCCAAACTACTAATGCCCCATTTGTAGTAGAACGTACTTTTGAACTAGATATAGATTATAAATCTATTGAACTTCCTATTGGAGTTAGGTACTATTACTTTTTAAACAAAAAATCAAAACTATTTATTAATGCTTCTTTTATCTATGATTTTTATTTTAAAAATTCATCTATCAACATCAAAAAAACAAACTCAAATAGCAAGTTAGATATTGCCACCACTCCGTACAATTTGTCTTTAGGAATTGGTTATAAATATCATAAAAAGGTAAGTGTAGAGCTTAGGTGTTATTCTACTAGAGATCTTACAAAACAATATCTTAGCTGGGAATCCAACTATAATAACTTATCACTAATAGTAGGATATAGTTTGTTTTAA
- a CDS encoding PASTA domain-containing protein, protein MNFIKFLKSKIFIINIVISIIISVLLVWAVIKFLHTYTNQEQKIEVPSLIGLTVDEVKVVLEDRMLDYELLETGSYNPNIPKEAVLEQLPKAGEIVKEKRKIYITINPDGYASAPVPPFYGRTKKEIEQIIINSGFKVGQYEEVDDIGTVVRGLKFKGQELKSGDKLPKMSVLDVIIGNGQLR, encoded by the coding sequence ATGAATTTTATCAAGTTTTTAAAAAGTAAAATTTTTATAATCAACATTGTTATTTCCATAATTATTAGTGTATTGTTAGTTTGGGCGGTTATTAAGTTCCTACATACTTACACCAATCAAGAACAAAAAATAGAAGTTCCTAGTTTAATAGGCTTAACAGTTGACGAAGTAAAAGTAGTGCTAGAAGACAGAATGTTAGACTACGAGTTGTTAGAAACAGGTAGCTACAATCCAAACATTCCTAAAGAAGCTGTTTTAGAACAATTGCCAAAAGCAGGAGAAATTGTAAAAGAAAAACGTAAAATTTATATTACCATTAACCCTGATGGTTATGCAAGTGCTCCAGTTCCTCCGTTTTATGGAAGAACCAAAAAAGAAATTGAACAAATTATTATCAACAGTGGTTTTAAAGTTGGTCAATATGAGGAGGTTGATGATATAGGTACTGTAGTGCGTGGATTAAAATTTAAAGGTCAAGAATTAAAGTCTGGAGATAAATTACCAAAAATGTCTGTATTAGATGTAATAATAGGTAACGGACAATTAAGATAA